Proteins co-encoded in one Paraburkholderia edwinii genomic window:
- the ftsA gene encoding cell division protein FtsA translates to MSKDYKDLLVALDIGTAKVVAIVAELKGEGHYEVIGLGQSESKGLKKGVVVNIEATVQSIQRALEEAELMADCKITNVFTGIAGSHIRSFNSSGMVAIKEKEVTQTDVARVIETAKAINIPTDQQVLHILTQEFIIDGQEDVREPIGMSGIRLEVKVHIVTGAVSAAQNIVKCVRRCGLEVNDLILQPLASSLAVLTDDEKELGVVLVDIGGGTTDIAIFSEGAIRHTAVIPIAGDQVTSDIAMALRTPTPDAEDIKVGYGIAKQALADPDEMIEVPGLGERGPRTLSRQALAAVIEPRVEELFSLVQQVVRESGYEELLSSGVVLTGGASMMPGMVELGEDIFLKPVRIGVPEYAGGLADVVRNPRYSTAMGLLVEGRSQRMRGRKVAVQSGSMGQVFTRMKDWFLGNF, encoded by the coding sequence ATGAGTAAAGACTATAAAGATCTGCTAGTGGCCCTCGACATCGGGACGGCGAAAGTCGTGGCGATCGTCGCCGAGCTGAAAGGCGAAGGTCACTACGAAGTGATCGGCCTTGGCCAGAGCGAGTCGAAGGGGCTCAAGAAAGGCGTGGTGGTGAATATCGAAGCCACCGTGCAGTCGATCCAGCGCGCGCTCGAGGAAGCGGAGCTGATGGCCGACTGCAAGATCACGAATGTGTTCACCGGCATCGCGGGCAGCCATATCCGCAGCTTCAATTCGAGCGGGATGGTCGCGATCAAGGAGAAGGAAGTCACGCAAACCGATGTGGCGCGTGTGATCGAAACGGCGAAGGCGATCAACATTCCGACCGACCAGCAGGTGCTGCATATCCTCACGCAGGAATTCATCATCGACGGCCAGGAGGATGTGCGCGAGCCGATCGGCATGAGCGGCATCCGCCTCGAAGTGAAGGTGCATATCGTGACCGGCGCGGTCAGCGCGGCGCAGAACATCGTCAAGTGCGTGCGCCGCTGCGGGCTCGAAGTGAACGATCTGATCCTGCAGCCGCTCGCGTCGTCGCTTGCGGTGCTGACGGACGACGAGAAAGAACTGGGCGTGGTGCTCGTCGATATCGGCGGCGGCACGACCGATATCGCGATCTTCAGTGAAGGCGCGATCCGCCATACCGCGGTGATTCCGATCGCCGGCGATCAGGTGACGAGCGACATCGCAATGGCGCTGCGCACGCCGACGCCGGATGCGGAAGACATCAAGGTCGGCTATGGCATCGCGAAGCAGGCGCTGGCCGATCCGGACGAAATGATCGAAGTGCCGGGACTCGGCGAGCGCGGTCCGCGCACGCTGTCGCGCCAGGCGCTCGCGGCCGTGATCGAGCCGCGTGTCGAAGAACTGTTTTCGCTCGTGCAGCAGGTCGTGCGCGAGTCGGGTTACGAGGAACTGCTGAGCTCCGGCGTGGTGCTGACCGGCGGCGCGTCGATGATGCCCGGCATGGTCGAGCTCGGTGAAGACATTTTCCTGAAGCCGGTGCGGATTGGCGTGCCCGAGTACGCGGGCGGCCTCGCGGACGTGGTGCGCAACCCGCGCTACTCGACCGCGATGGGCCTGCTTGTCGAAGGGCGCTCGCAACGCATGCGCGGCCGCAAGGTGGCTGTGCAGTCCGGCTCGATGGGACAGGTGTTCACGCGCATGAAGGACTGGTTCCTCGGCAACTTTTAA